The Dehalogenimonas lykanthroporepellens BL-DC-9 genome includes a window with the following:
- a CDS encoding sugar-phosphate isomerase, RpiB/LacA/LacB family (KEGG: deb:DehaBAV1_0615 ribose-5-phosphate isomerase B~TIGRFAM: sugar-phosphate isomerase, RpiB/LacA/LacB family~PFAM: Ribose/galactose isomerase), with protein MSNGHTVAVASDHGGFALKQMLSPLLQKAGYQVTDLGAISFLQDDDYPDYAERLAREVNSGRVRKGILICGSGAGACIAANKIPGIRASVCHDTYSAHQAVEHDDMNVLCLGARVIGLMLAEELSLSFLKASFRDEPRYRRRLDKVINIEKRALLDR; from the coding sequence GTGAGTAACGGACACACGGTTGCAGTCGCCTCAGACCACGGCGGCTTCGCCCTGAAGCAGATGCTGTCACCCCTGCTCCAAAAAGCCGGCTACCAGGTGACCGACCTGGGCGCCATTTCCTTTCTTCAGGATGACGACTACCCGGATTACGCGGAAAGACTGGCCCGGGAGGTTAACTCCGGCCGGGTTCGCAAAGGCATACTTATCTGCGGATCAGGCGCCGGAGCCTGTATCGCCGCCAACAAGATTCCCGGTATCCGCGCTTCGGTATGTCATGACACCTATTCTGCGCACCAGGCGGTGGAACACGATGACATGAACGTTCTGTGCCTGGGCGCGCGGGTCATCGGGCTGATGCTGGCCGAAGAACTGAGTCTATCCTTCTTGAAGGCTTCCTTCAGAGACGAACCGCGTTATCGCCGCCGCCTGGACAAGGTGATTAATATAGAAAAACGTGCCCTGCTCGACCGCTAG
- a CDS encoding alpha-glucan phosphorylase (TIGRFAM: alpha-glucan phosphorylase~KEGG: sat:SYN_00298 glycogen phosphorylase~PFAM: glycosyl transferase family 35), translating to MDIDDLADKLPRRLAGLAGLAANLWWSWHLPAREMFDKIDRRLWRVSGHNPVQLLYEVNTDRLSALAGDIEFLRIYDTVMADFQSEMDSTGKWADRRFPGRSGGLVAYFSMEFAVHNALPIYAGGLGVLAGDICKEASDLGIPLVGVGFMYPEGYFHQRVTEEGWQTEDYLTLDFDRAPVSRIIGSAGEPLTVELPLGDRTVFLAVWEVRVGRSRLFLLDTNVPENSIEDRSLSARLYSPGREIRFQQEYLLGVGGVRVLRRLGIEPAVWHCNEGHTVFLALEQLREQIEAGLLWPEALDRVRRSTVFTTHTPVPAGHDVFETELMDRYFGRAWPDYPSYRDRIVELGFYRDADRFNMSALGLKTAGRVNGVSRLHGAVSRSMWQDLYSDNQQSLVPIDHITNGVHIPTWISPEMGRLFQEFVAEDWTERLDETELWRDGVAAIPDGKLWLAHQTRKLRLLHYIRERVRRDWANREASGARLAAVGALLDPEVLTIGFVRRFVEYKRPTLLFRNIDKLKSIIRDAHRPVQFVFAGKSHPADYMAKELIHRVYRQACDPEFEGRVCFVEDYDLHLAHYMVQGVDVWLNNPRRLLEASGTSGMKAAVNGVPNLSVRDGWWYEGFTGVNGWAIGDVDKPASVDEEDAFDADALYYVIKELVAPLYYDRNLDDVPVRWLGVVRQAIGTVLPGFSATRMMKEYAEKMYRPAD from the coding sequence ATGGATATTGACGACCTGGCTGACAAACTGCCGCGCCGGCTGGCGGGACTCGCCGGGCTGGCGGCTAACCTGTGGTGGAGCTGGCATCTGCCCGCCAGGGAGATGTTCGATAAGATAGACCGGCGGCTGTGGCGTGTCTCCGGCCATAATCCGGTTCAGCTTCTTTATGAAGTCAATACCGACCGGCTGTCAGCGCTGGCCGGAGATATTGAATTCCTTCGGATTTATGACACGGTCATGGCCGATTTCCAGTCGGAAATGGACTCTACCGGCAAGTGGGCCGACCGCCGGTTTCCCGGACGATCGGGCGGACTGGTCGCCTATTTTTCCATGGAGTTCGCGGTACATAATGCCCTGCCGATATATGCCGGCGGGCTGGGGGTGCTGGCCGGTGATATCTGTAAGGAAGCCTCCGACCTGGGTATCCCGCTGGTCGGTGTCGGCTTCATGTATCCTGAAGGTTATTTCCACCAGCGGGTGACCGAGGAAGGCTGGCAGACCGAAGATTATCTGACACTTGATTTTGACCGGGCTCCGGTCAGTCGTATCATCGGTTCAGCAGGAGAGCCGCTGACTGTAGAACTGCCGCTGGGCGACAGAACGGTATTCCTGGCGGTATGGGAAGTCAGGGTCGGGCGCAGTCGCTTGTTTCTGCTGGACACCAATGTCCCGGAAAACTCCATCGAGGATCGAAGCCTGTCAGCCCGGCTCTACAGCCCCGGCCGGGAGATCCGGTTTCAGCAGGAATACCTGCTCGGCGTCGGCGGTGTTCGGGTGCTTCGCCGGCTGGGAATCGAGCCGGCTGTCTGGCATTGCAATGAAGGCCATACCGTCTTTCTGGCGCTGGAACAACTGAGGGAACAGATCGAGGCCGGTCTGCTGTGGCCGGAGGCGCTTGACAGGGTCAGGCGGTCAACGGTATTCACCACTCACACCCCGGTACCGGCCGGACATGATGTCTTTGAAACCGAACTCATGGACCGATATTTTGGCCGGGCATGGCCGGATTACCCGTCGTACCGCGACCGAATAGTCGAACTGGGTTTTTACCGGGATGCCGACCGGTTCAATATGTCGGCGCTGGGTTTGAAAACAGCCGGTCGGGTCAACGGTGTCAGTCGTCTGCATGGCGCGGTCAGCCGCTCCATGTGGCAGGATTTATATTCGGACAATCAACAGTCGCTGGTACCGATAGACCACATTACCAACGGCGTCCACATACCGACCTGGATTTCGCCGGAGATGGGCCGGCTGTTTCAGGAGTTTGTGGCCGAGGACTGGACGGAACGGCTGGACGAAACCGAATTGTGGCGAGACGGGGTTGCCGCAATACCGGATGGAAAACTCTGGCTTGCCCATCAGACCAGAAAGTTGAGACTGTTGCATTACATCCGGGAGCGGGTCCGGCGGGACTGGGCTAACCGGGAAGCCAGCGGCGCTCGACTGGCCGCAGTGGGGGCACTGCTCGATCCGGAAGTGCTGACCATCGGGTTTGTCCGGCGATTCGTTGAGTATAAAAGGCCGACGTTGTTGTTCCGGAATATCGATAAACTAAAAAGCATTATCCGGGACGCTCATCGTCCGGTGCAGTTCGTCTTTGCCGGTAAATCGCACCCGGCCGACTACATGGCCAAGGAACTGATTCATCGGGTCTACCGGCAGGCCTGTGACCCGGAATTCGAGGGTCGCGTCTGTTTTGTCGAAGATTACGATCTCCACCTGGCGCATTATATGGTGCAGGGGGTCGATGTCTGGCTCAACAATCCCCGGCGACTGTTGGAAGCTTCAGGCACTTCAGGGATGAAGGCGGCGGTCAACGGTGTGCCCAACCTTTCGGTTCGTGACGGCTGGTGGTATGAAGGTTTCACCGGAGTCAACGGCTGGGCTATTGGTGATGTGGACAAACCGGCTTCGGTCGATGAAGAGGACGCTTTTGACGCCGATGCCCTTTATTACGTAATCAAGGAACTGGTGGCGCCCTTGTATTACGACCGCAATCTGGATGATGTTCCCGTCCGCTGGCTGGGAGTGGTTCGGCAAGCCATCGGTACGGTTCTGCCGGGGTTCAGCGCTACCCGGATGATGAAGGAATATGCGGAAAAAATGTACCGGCCGGCGGATTAG
- a CDS encoding response regulator receiver modulated metal dependent phosphohydrolase (KEGG: det:DET0624 response regulator~PFAM: response regulator receiver; metal-dependent phosphohydrolase HD sub domain~SMART: response regulator receiver; metal-dependent phosphohydrolase HD region) has product MINQNRNNDIILVVDDEMIVRRLLHQKLANEGYECLEASSADEALSIIRQNPDIALVISDMKMPGRTGMELLAEIKAQFPDIAVIMATAVTETATAIECMKQGAYDYLTKPFKLDEVVFSVWRALEKRRLQLENREYRRSLEDKVEIQAEKIRASFFNSITSLAYALDAKDGYTAGHSQRVSEMAVAIAIEMGQSPALIEQIRLAGLVHDIGKIGVDGNVLHKPGILSTEEREEMEKHPAIGERILKPVVDDVEILAMVRHHHERWDGAGYPDGLGAETIPLGARIMALADTFDAMTSERPYRAAKSVDYAMDEIRRCAGTQFDLAVAEAFFQARNVITQSMSAGT; this is encoded by the coding sequence ATGATCAATCAGAATCGCAATAACGATATAATCCTGGTCGTGGACGACGAGATGATTGTCCGACGTCTGCTTCATCAGAAGCTGGCCAACGAAGGTTACGAATGTCTGGAAGCCTCTTCAGCCGATGAAGCTCTGAGCATCATCCGGCAGAATCCTGATATCGCCCTGGTTATCTCCGACATGAAGATGCCGGGCAGGACCGGCATGGAACTTCTGGCCGAAATCAAGGCGCAGTTTCCCGATATCGCCGTCATCATGGCCACCGCGGTCACCGAAACCGCTACCGCCATTGAGTGCATGAAACAGGGCGCTTATGATTACCTGACCAAACCGTTCAAACTGGATGAGGTGGTCTTTTCGGTCTGGCGCGCCCTGGAAAAACGCCGTCTGCAACTGGAGAACCGGGAATACCGGCGCAGTCTGGAAGACAAGGTGGAAATACAGGCGGAAAAAATCCGGGCGTCTTTCTTCAATTCCATCACTTCCCTGGCCTATGCCCTGGATGCCAAGGACGGCTATACCGCCGGTCATTCACAGCGGGTATCGGAAATGGCGGTGGCTATCGCCATTGAGATGGGACAGTCGCCGGCTCTAATCGAACAGATTCGTCTGGCCGGACTGGTGCATGACATCGGCAAGATCGGTGTAGACGGCAACGTCCTCCATAAACCCGGGATCCTCTCCACCGAAGAACGGGAGGAAATGGAAAAACACCCCGCCATCGGCGAACGCATTCTCAAGCCCGTAGTGGATGACGTGGAGATACTGGCCATGGTCCGCCACCATCATGAACGCTGGGACGGCGCCGGATATCCTGACGGTTTGGGCGCGGAAACCATCCCGCTGGGAGCCCGTATCATGGCTTTGGCCGATACCTTCGACGCCATGACTTCGGAAAGACCTTACCGCGCCGCCAAGAGCGTTGATTATGCCATGGATGAAATCCGCCGCTGTGCCGGAACCCAGTTTGATCTGGCCGTAGCCGAAGCCTTCTTCCAGGCCCGTAATGTCATCACTCAGTCCATGAGCGCCGGCACCTGA
- a CDS encoding Dolichyl-phosphate beta-D-mannosyltransferase (KEGG: tko:TK1909 fused dolichol-phosphate mannosyltransferase/GtrA-like domain-containing protein~PFAM: glycosyl transferase family 2; GtrA family protein): MSNASPHLTIVIPTYNEVANIEPLVTGLAAALGKYPYDILFVDDNSPDGTAAEVQRLAGSYPVGVNVRTEKRGLASAVVDGFGLARGEVVAVMDADLQHPPEVIGRLLETVKKGADLSVASRYIPGGSVGNWSWLRRFISAGASWLAHLLLPQTRPVKDPMSGYFMFRRGLLSGVALSPVGYKILLEIICLTKPRQITEVAYRFENRRAGKTKLSLITQGDYLRHLVSLMKRTGELTRIMKFVAVGASGTLVNLGILALLTEQASFPYLIAGTVAFLTAVIWNFIWNDRFTFGDRGNAKHGFWNRLLRFNLVSLGGLLIYLGVMAFLTEVTGIHYMISAVAGIVLAFGWNFLSNNWWTWR; encoded by the coding sequence ATGAGTAACGCTTCACCTCACCTGACCATCGTCATTCCCACTTACAATGAGGTTGCCAATATCGAACCCCTGGTGACAGGTCTGGCCGCCGCCCTGGGTAAATACCCCTACGATATCCTGTTCGTCGACGATAACAGCCCGGACGGAACTGCCGCTGAAGTTCAACGTCTGGCTGGCTCCTACCCGGTCGGGGTCAATGTCCGTACCGAAAAAAGAGGCCTTGCATCGGCAGTCGTGGACGGCTTCGGCCTGGCTCGCGGAGAAGTGGTGGCCGTCATGGATGCCGACCTCCAGCATCCCCCCGAGGTCATCGGTCGGCTTCTGGAAACAGTTAAGAAGGGCGCCGACCTGTCGGTCGCCAGCCGCTACATTCCTGGCGGCAGTGTCGGCAACTGGTCCTGGCTTCGCCGTTTCATCTCCGCCGGCGCCAGCTGGCTGGCCCACCTGCTTCTGCCCCAGACCCGTCCGGTGAAAGACCCCATGAGCGGTTATTTCATGTTCCGCCGCGGCTTGCTGTCAGGCGTTGCATTGAGTCCGGTCGGCTATAAAATCCTGCTGGAAATCATCTGCCTGACCAAACCCCGGCAGATTACCGAAGTCGCCTACCGTTTCGAAAACCGCCGGGCGGGTAAGACCAAGCTGTCTCTTATCACTCAGGGTGATTACCTGAGACATCTGGTAAGTCTGATGAAACGTACCGGGGAACTGACCCGGATTATGAAGTTCGTCGCCGTCGGAGCTTCCGGAACACTGGTGAATCTGGGCATCCTGGCCTTGCTGACCGAACAGGCGTCGTTCCCCTATCTCATCGCCGGGACTGTCGCCTTCCTGACCGCGGTGATCTGGAATTTCATATGGAATGACCGGTTCACCTTCGGCGACCGGGGCAACGCCAAACACGGATTCTGGAACCGGCTACTGCGTTTCAACCTGGTCAGCCTGGGAGGACTGTTGATCTACCTGGGAGTCATGGCTTTTTTGACCGAAGTCACCGGTATCCATTATATGATATCCGCCGTAGCCGGCATCGTCCTGGCCTTCGGCTGGAACTTCCTGTCCAATAACTGGTGGACCTGGCGCTAA
- a CDS encoding transketolase (KEGG: dev:DhcVS_584 transketolase~TIGRFAM: transketolase~PFAM: Transketolase domain protein; Transketolase central region) translates to MNKTLDSLAIDTIRFLSADMVQQANSGHPGAPMGSAAMAYALWQYHLKHNPADPEWFDRDRFILSAGHASALLYSLLHLTGYDLSLDEIRRFRQWESRTPGHPEFGLTPGVEMTTGPLGQGFSSGVGMAIAEQWLADRYNRPGFNIIDHFTYALVSDGDLMEGVTAETASLAGSLKLGKLIYLYDDNKISIEGDTGNFFNEDVGTRFRAYGWKVIGPIDGLDPSAVNNALEEARQDESQPKLIICRTIIGFGSPAKAGKASAHGEPLGEEELAATRQNLGWPYQERFFIPAEVAGAMAAGARGQARQAGWQQQFDEYARQFPEQAEELHSIIAGELPAGWDEGLDTLFSPDDKPQATREASGKVLNFIGKRIPNLLGGSGDLAPSTKTMLSFDSIFGADNRQGRNLQFGVREHAMGAITNGLALHGGIIPYGATFLIFYDYMRPPVRLAALMGLRVIYVFTHDSIGLGEDGPTHQPVEQVLGLRSVPNLVTLRPADAAETATAWAIALSRREGPTALVLTRQKLPMLPRTVTTPDSGPERGGYVVWQSGDLPEIIFVATGSEVHLALEAGQELEQRGITGRVVSLPSWEIFEAQPEDYRRQVLPPESRRITVEAGRTIGWERYSGENGIRIGLDHFGASAPATVLFEKFGFTAARLVDTAISLLQESKSE, encoded by the coding sequence ATGAATAAGACTCTGGATTCCCTGGCAATCGATACCATTCGCTTTCTGTCGGCGGACATGGTACAACAGGCCAATTCAGGCCACCCGGGAGCGCCGATGGGCTCAGCGGCTATGGCTTATGCTCTGTGGCAATATCATCTGAAACACAATCCGGCCGACCCGGAATGGTTCGACCGTGACCGGTTCATTCTATCGGCCGGCCATGCCTCGGCTCTCCTTTATTCTTTGCTCCACCTGACCGGTTATGACCTGTCGCTTGATGAAATCCGCCGTTTCCGCCAATGGGAATCCAGAACCCCGGGTCATCCTGAATTCGGTCTGACCCCCGGCGTCGAAATGACAACCGGCCCGCTGGGGCAGGGTTTCTCCTCCGGCGTCGGCATGGCTATCGCTGAACAATGGCTGGCCGACAGATACAATCGACCGGGATTTAATATCATCGATCATTTCACCTATGCCCTGGTGTCCGACGGCGATCTGATGGAAGGCGTTACCGCCGAAACCGCCTCCTTGGCCGGAAGCTTGAAGCTGGGTAAACTAATTTATCTCTACGATGACAATAAGATATCCATTGAGGGCGATACTGGCAATTTCTTCAACGAGGATGTCGGGACCAGGTTCCGGGCTTACGGCTGGAAAGTTATCGGGCCGATAGACGGCCTGGACCCGTCAGCGGTCAACAACGCCCTGGAAGAAGCCCGTCAGGACGAAAGCCAGCCCAAGCTCATCATCTGCCGTACCATCATCGGCTTCGGCTCACCCGCCAAGGCGGGCAAGGCTTCGGCTCACGGCGAACCGCTGGGTGAAGAAGAACTGGCCGCCACCAGGCAAAACCTGGGCTGGCCGTACCAGGAACGGTTCTTCATCCCGGCTGAAGTCGCCGGGGCGATGGCCGCCGGGGCCAGGGGACAGGCCCGGCAGGCAGGATGGCAACAGCAGTTCGATGAGTACGCCCGGCAATTCCCCGAACAGGCAGAGGAACTGCACTCAATCATCGCCGGAGAACTACCGGCTGGCTGGGACGAGGGACTGGACACCCTGTTCAGCCCTGATGACAAACCTCAGGCCACCCGTGAAGCCTCGGGCAAGGTGCTTAATTTCATCGGTAAAAGGATACCCAATCTGCTCGGTGGCTCCGGCGATTTGGCCCCGTCGACCAAGACCATGTTGAGCTTCGATTCCATTTTCGGGGCTGACAACCGCCAGGGACGCAATCTCCAGTTCGGTGTCAGAGAACACGCCATGGGGGCCATCACCAACGGTCTGGCACTGCACGGCGGTATCATCCCCTACGGCGCCACTTTCCTCATTTTTTATGACTACATGCGACCGCCGGTACGACTGGCCGCCCTCATGGGACTCAGGGTTATCTATGTTTTCACTCATGACTCCATCGGCCTCGGAGAAGACGGACCAACCCACCAGCCGGTGGAACAGGTACTGGGACTCCGGTCCGTTCCCAACCTGGTCACTCTCCGTCCGGCCGATGCCGCCGAAACCGCTACTGCCTGGGCTATTGCCCTGTCCCGGCGGGAAGGCCCGACCGCTCTGGTGCTGACCCGCCAGAAACTACCGATGCTCCCCCGCACGGTGACAACTCCGGATAGCGGCCCGGAGCGCGGCGGCTATGTAGTCTGGCAATCCGGCGACCTGCCTGAAATCATCTTTGTCGCCACCGGTTCCGAGGTTCATCTGGCGCTGGAAGCCGGCCAGGAACTGGAACAGCGCGGCATCACCGGCAGGGTGGTCTCCCTGCCTTCCTGGGAGATTTTCGAAGCCCAGCCGGAAGATTACCGCCGGCAGGTACTGCCGCCGGAGAGCCGCCGCATCACCGTCGAAGCCGGCAGAACAATCGGCTGGGAACGATACTCCGGCGAAAACGGCATCCGCATTGGGCTTGACCACTTCGGGGCATCGGCGCCGGCAACGGTACTCTTTGAAAAATTTGGCTTCACCGCCGCCAGGTTGGTGGACACAGCCATCTCCCTGTTACAGGAATCTAAAAGTGAGTAA
- a CDS encoding 1,4-alpha-glucan branching enzyme (TIGRFAM: 1,4-alpha-glucan branching enzyme~PFAM: glycoside hydrolase family 13 domain protein; alpha amylase catalytic region; alpha amylase all-beta~KEGG: sti:Sthe_1091 1,4-alpha-glucan branching enzyme~SMART: alpha amylase catalytic sub domain), which translates to MNLPADKAFHDISLFGDVDYHLFNEGTHYRLKDKLGAHPAVRLGTPGWLFSVWAPAARDVSVIGEFNAWRPGVHRLSRRGDSGIWEGFIPGIGCGVRYKYHLVPETPGRPFDKADPMALSAETPPATASRTWQSAYSWQDGDWMKERWNRNRLDAPVSIYELHPGSWKRGAGDRLLNYRELAVLLVDYIGKTGFTHVELLPVMEHPFYGSWGYQITGYFAPTSRYGNPDDLKYLIDTLHQNGIGVILDWVPSHFPDDAHGLFRFDGTALYEHPDPRRGFHPDWDSCIFDYGRPEVRSFLISNALYWLDEFHADGLRVDGVASMLYLDYSRAPGQWQPNRKGGRENLEAMEFIRRLNTEIYHRFPDVMSIAEESTAWPLVSRPVHGGGLGFGLKWDMGWMHDTLDYFSRDPLQRSQHHEKLTFRSMYAFAENYVLPLSHDEVVHGKSALLAKMPGDDWQKFANLRLLYTYMWTLPGKKLLFMGGEFGQWDEWQHDGSLDWRLLENDRHRSLSAMVEELNRLYRRLPALHRFDHAPEGFTWLLPDDRARSVIAYRRSGQQPEDQAIIVLNLTPVPRPDYFVPLPEDGDWRIVFSSDNHRFGGTGRPEYSRISGSGNTPASQSGVSLHLPPLGGIVLIPDS; encoded by the coding sequence ATGAATCTCCCTGCTGATAAGGCCTTCCACGACATCAGCCTTTTCGGTGATGTCGACTACCACCTGTTCAATGAAGGCACCCACTACCGGCTGAAGGATAAACTGGGAGCCCACCCCGCCGTCAGACTTGGCACCCCCGGCTGGCTGTTCTCGGTATGGGCGCCTGCCGCCCGGGATGTTTCGGTCATCGGTGAATTCAACGCTTGGCGACCGGGCGTTCACCGGCTCAGCCGACGGGGAGATTCCGGTATCTGGGAAGGTTTCATTCCCGGCATCGGATGCGGAGTCCGTTACAAATATCACCTGGTACCGGAAACTCCCGGCCGTCCATTCGACAAGGCCGACCCGATGGCTCTGTCTGCGGAAACACCCCCGGCCACCGCGTCCAGAACCTGGCAGTCAGCTTACTCCTGGCAGGACGGGGACTGGATGAAGGAACGCTGGAACCGTAACAGGCTCGATGCCCCGGTGTCCATCTATGAACTTCATCCCGGCTCCTGGAAGAGGGGCGCCGGTGATCGTCTGCTGAACTACCGGGAACTGGCGGTGTTGCTGGTGGATTATATCGGGAAAACCGGCTTCACCCATGTGGAATTACTGCCGGTCATGGAACATCCCTTTTACGGTTCCTGGGGGTACCAGATCACCGGTTATTTCGCCCCGACCAGCCGCTATGGCAACCCGGATGACCTGAAGTATCTCATCGACACCCTGCACCAGAATGGGATCGGCGTCATCCTGGACTGGGTGCCGTCCCATTTCCCGGATGATGCCCACGGCCTGTTCCGCTTCGACGGCACCGCCTTATACGAACACCCGGACCCCCGGCGCGGCTTCCACCCTGATTGGGACTCCTGTATCTTCGACTATGGCCGCCCCGAAGTCCGGTCCTTCCTTATTTCCAACGCCCTCTACTGGCTGGACGAATTCCACGCAGACGGACTGCGGGTGGACGGGGTCGCCTCAATGCTGTACCTGGATTATTCCCGCGCCCCCGGCCAGTGGCAACCTAACCGCAAAGGGGGCCGGGAAAACCTCGAAGCCATGGAGTTCATCCGCAGATTGAATACTGAAATATATCACCGTTTCCCGGATGTAATGAGCATTGCTGAAGAATCCACCGCCTGGCCGTTGGTATCCCGCCCGGTTCACGGCGGCGGCCTCGGCTTCGGCCTGAAATGGGATATGGGCTGGATGCACGATACGCTGGACTATTTTTCACGCGACCCGCTCCAGCGTTCTCAGCACCACGAAAAACTGACTTTCCGTAGCATGTACGCTTTCGCCGAAAACTACGTTCTGCCACTGTCGCATGATGAAGTTGTTCATGGCAAGTCAGCCCTGCTGGCCAAGATGCCCGGTGATGACTGGCAGAAATTCGCCAACCTGCGACTGCTTTATACTTACATGTGGACCCTGCCTGGCAAGAAACTGCTATTCATGGGGGGGGAATTCGGTCAGTGGGACGAATGGCAACACGACGGCTCGCTGGATTGGAGGCTTCTCGAAAATGACCGTCACCGCAGTCTGTCGGCGATGGTCGAAGAATTGAACAGGTTATACCGCCGCCTGCCGGCCCTGCACCGGTTCGACCACGCCCCGGAGGGATTTACCTGGCTGTTACCGGATGATCGTGCCCGAAGCGTCATCGCCTATCGCCGGAGCGGACAACAACCTGAAGATCAGGCAATAATCGTACTCAACCTGACCCCGGTACCCCGGCCTGACTATTTCGTGCCATTACCCGAAGACGGCGACTGGCGGATAGTTTTTTCCAGTGACAACCATCGCTTCGGCGGCACCGGCCGGCCTGAGTACAGTCGAATATCGGGTTCCGGTAATACTCCGGCCTCACAATCGGGCGTCAGCCTGCACCTGCCACCTCTCGGCGGTATCGTCCTGATACCGGATAGTTGA
- a CDS encoding response regulator receiver protein (manually curated~PFAM: response regulator receiver~KEGG: deb:DehaBAV1_0240 response regulator receiver protein~SMART: response regulator receiver), translating into MIRPDTRRKSMLVVEDEKVIAEVCRRTLEADYQVTLVPNGQAAMEMLASADFDICLIDIRTPLMSGEELYLWIKDNKPSLLPGVIFTTGDVISNYTEHFLQSTGLPYLPKPFSPKELLSTVEKVTTAL; encoded by the coding sequence ATGATTCGACCTGACACCCGGAGAAAAAGCATGCTTGTCGTCGAGGATGAAAAGGTCATCGCCGAAGTCTGTCGCCGCACCCTGGAGGCCGACTACCAGGTTACTCTTGTCCCTAACGGACAAGCCGCCATGGAAATGCTGGCCTCCGCTGACTTCGATATCTGCCTGATCGATATCCGCACCCCGCTGATGAGCGGCGAAGAGCTCTATCTGTGGATCAAGGACAACAAACCTTCATTGTTACCCGGGGTTATCTTCACCACCGGCGACGTCATCTCCAATTACACCGAACACTTTCTGCAGTCAACGGGACTGCCTTACCTGCCCAAACCGTTCTCACCGAAAGAGCTGTTATCCACCGTTGAAAAAGTGACTACCGCATTATGA
- a CDS encoding transcriptional regulator, Crp/Fnr family (KEGG: rrs:RoseRS_0292 CRP/FNR family transcriptional regulator~PFAM: cyclic nucleotide-binding; regulatory protein Crp~SMART: cyclic nucleotide-binding; regulatory protein Crp): protein MKRPVTVYIIGGMIDNVKSGKTPAVELPLLTGRELLRRNPYFSGLSDEHLERVEALLRRQEYARDEFIFGEGDENAFLYLVAGGAVKIFGTSADGKEQIIALARSGDTFNDVAAFDGRPTPASAQAMTPVVLYRLSGRELLTRSCQYGALAANIIEALGKKVRELGELVADLSFRPVSGRLARILLQQLPYTDSARLTQRDMASMAGTAREVVARALKSMEEQGIIRVDRQQIVILDRKVLEQMAS, encoded by the coding sequence TTGAAACGGCCGGTTACAGTCTATATAATCGGCGGCATGATCGATAATGTCAAAAGCGGTAAAACCCCCGCCGTCGAGCTTCCGTTGCTGACCGGCAGAGAGCTCTTGCGACGTAATCCATATTTTTCCGGGCTGTCGGATGAACACCTGGAGAGGGTTGAGGCCCTCTTGCGACGTCAGGAGTATGCGCGGGATGAATTCATTTTCGGCGAAGGCGATGAGAACGCCTTTCTGTATCTGGTGGCCGGCGGAGCGGTCAAGATATTTGGCACTTCCGCCGACGGCAAGGAACAGATCATTGCCCTGGCCAGAAGCGGTGACACCTTTAACGACGTGGCCGCTTTCGACGGGCGACCGACGCCGGCCAGCGCTCAGGCCATGACTCCGGTGGTATTGTACCGCCTGAGCGGCCGGGAACTGCTGACGCGTTCCTGCCAGTACGGCGCGCTGGCGGCAAATATCATCGAAGCCCTGGGTAAAAAGGTCCGGGAACTGGGGGAACTGGTGGCCGATTTATCGTTCCGTCCGGTGTCCGGCCGGCTGGCCCGGATACTGTTGCAACAACTGCCTTATACTGATTCGGCCCGACTCACCCAGCGGGATATGGCTTCGATGGCCGGCACTGCTCGTGAGGTAGTGGCTCGAGCCCTCAAGAGCATGGAAGAGCAGGGTATCATCCGGGTCGATCGTCAGCAGATAGTTATTCTGGACCGCAAGGTTCTGGAGCAGATGGCGAGCTGA